The bacterium genome contains the following window.
TTTCCTCGTATACTGGAATTGGAAAAACATCATCATAGTCAGAATAATCTCTGTAATTATATATTGATAGCATTATTTATTTTCCTCCATTAGATCTTCAAAGAAAATAGCATATTCGGTTTTAGATAGAGTTCTTAACATCTTTTCAGCCAACTTTCTAATTTCATAATGTGCTGCCCTTGTATTTCTCAATTTAATGAAATGCCTAAGACTTCTAATATTAAATGTTGCCATAAGATTTAATTTATAAACCCTAGGAATAAATTGATTTATAATATCTTTATTTATATCTGAATTCCTTTGATAAAATTCTTTAATCTTTGATAAATATTCCACTGCCATTTTATTTAATTCTTCTGATGGCGTATTTACAATAAAATTTTCTATTTCTTCATCATTCTTTAAAAATGATTTTATAAATGTATATCTAGTGCTCTGAACTGAATAAGAGACTCCGATCCTATGTCTGATCAAATGAACATGAGCATATTCGGAAATATCATTTATTTCCCAGGTAAAAGAACAATGTTCTGAAACAGATTCATGTCCTTTATTCAATATAACTTTTCTTATAAGATCTTTATCTTTTTCACCCAATGAATATAAATCACTGTCCATATTGTCAAAAGAATCATGACACATTCTGATTGCTTTTACAACAACATCCGGAGGAGTTGCATGCATTAAAGAAACTATCATTTTTAACCCCTTATCTATTTTTTGGAATACTTTCTTCTTAATCTGTTGGACATATATTGAATTGTTTCCATTGATTCACTTGTTAATCGTTTTGCACTATTGACATGCTTAATAATATTTTTCCCCTGTCTTAAAATTGTTTTCTTTCTAGGTAAT
Protein-coding sequences here:
- the thyX gene encoding FAD-dependent thymidylate synthase, which codes for MIVSLMHATPPDVVVKAIRMCHDSFDNMDSDLYSLGEKDKDLIRKVILNKGHESVSEHCSFTWEINDISEYAHVHLIRHRIGVSYSVQSTRYTFIKSFLKNDEEIENFIVNTPSEELNKMAVEYLSKIKEFYQRNSDINKDIINQFIPRVYKLNLMATFNIRSLRHFIKLRNTRAAHYEIRKLAEKMLRTLSKTEYAIFFEDLMEENK